In the genome of Pseudoalteromonas rubra, one region contains:
- a CDS encoding PGPGW domain-containing protein: MKKLFLNVLAAVCALLALLFIVVPGPSIVFLLAGLVCLSLNYPWARDYLKKTQVGFKAICVQLDKRLR, translated from the coding sequence ATGAAAAAGTTATTTTTGAATGTGTTAGCTGCAGTGTGTGCCTTGCTGGCTTTATTATTTATTGTTGTACCAGGCCCTTCCATTGTTTTTTTGTTAGCCGGCCTTGTTTGTTTGTCGCTCAATTACCCATGGGCCAGGGATTACTTAAAAAAAACTCAGGTTGGATTTAAGGCAATTTGCGTACAACTTGATAAACGGTTGAGATAG